A stretch of Limnochordia bacterium DNA encodes these proteins:
- a CDS encoding transposase: SNGRLEGTNNKIKAIKRESYGFHDLEYFQLKIKQRCSGKQEKGQHLRR, encoded by the coding sequence AGTAACGGTAGGTTAGAAGGCACTAATAATAAGATCAAGGCTATAAAACGAGAATCATATGGCTTTCACGATTTAGAATACTTTCAGCTGAAGATCAAGCAAAGATGCAGTGGGAAACAAGAAAAAGGTCAACACTTACGGAGATGA
- a CDS encoding alpha/beta fold hydrolase, translated as MYNIVQSKMPLGTEQGRISYAQSIHAESVVDLAALGISFRQKTSVEQGTMAFLTYDLQITTPQGKQSLKLSQDGGVLKYSLDGPQGLSGEVPLSEPVLVLDNNIWCHYQIMVDKLQLEVGNKDSFRFIVPQIIFQFPQGFTMTAEVKKEELLQVGDVFIDCYHVFAASKEANIGVNLWVDTTDHKVVRITIPTQGVEVNLWPLLTMHAKEDPRLGREVSIPGDDIVLSGTLLLPEDANPTYGLVFMHGSGSIDRDGNSGILKTDLYKKLAEAATQQGLASLRYDKRGVNTQDPGLLAHTPTQLIGDLHGAVEFLKKNTTVKQVILVGHSEGGTLVPLAAAERDDVAGVVLMAAPARPLDEIINHQVISAGKKMGLTEAQIEANLLLQAQFYEALEQGDDWIDFLGTPYYAPYFQEHFSLAPLGNITKLTMPVLILHGEWDFQVPVEDAIALEQALTRTGNIQVQLVRFPQVDHLFMPSSDAFSLADYDDISRSIAPAVIDTFNEWLQTNF; from the coding sequence GTGTACAACATAGTCCAGTCCAAGATGCCCCTTGGCACAGAACAAGGCAGGATCTCCTATGCTCAGTCAATCCACGCGGAGTCAGTAGTAGACCTTGCAGCCCTTGGGATCTCCTTTAGACAAAAGACCAGCGTCGAACAGGGCACAATGGCCTTCCTCACCTATGACTTGCAGATTACTACCCCCCAAGGCAAACAGTCTCTAAAGCTATCCCAGGATGGGGGTGTACTGAAGTATAGCCTTGATGGACCCCAGGGTTTGAGTGGAGAGGTTCCGCTATCTGAACCGGTCCTAGTCTTGGATAATAACATCTGGTGTCATTACCAGATCATGGTGGATAAACTGCAGCTTGAGGTGGGTAACAAAGATAGTTTCAGATTCATTGTTCCCCAAATTATATTCCAGTTCCCCCAGGGATTTACCATGACCGCGGAGGTAAAAAAAGAGGAACTCCTGCAGGTGGGGGATGTTTTCATCGACTGCTACCATGTGTTTGCTGCGTCTAAGGAGGCAAATATCGGGGTGAATCTTTGGGTTGACACCACGGACCACAAAGTAGTGCGGATCACCATTCCTACCCAGGGTGTTGAAGTCAATCTATGGCCCTTACTAACAATGCATGCAAAGGAAGACCCGCGGTTGGGCCGGGAAGTATCCATTCCGGGCGATGATATAGTGCTTTCGGGTACCCTGCTACTTCCTGAGGATGCCAATCCCACATACGGCCTTGTCTTTATGCATGGCTCAGGAAGCATTGACCGAGACGGCAACTCAGGTATTTTAAAGACAGATCTATACAAGAAGCTGGCCGAAGCAGCAACACAACAGGGACTGGCCTCCCTCCGTTACGACAAACGAGGTGTAAACACCCAGGACCCAGGGCTTCTGGCCCATACTCCCACCCAACTGATTGGGGATCTACACGGAGCCGTTGAGTTCCTCAAGAAGAATACCACCGTTAAACAGGTAATTTTGGTAGGACATAGTGAAGGTGGCACCCTCGTCCCCCTTGCCGCGGCAGAGCGCGATGATGTTGCAGGTGTCGTCTTGATGGCCGCGCCTGCCCGCCCCCTTGATGAAATCATCAACCACCAAGTGATCAGCGCAGGCAAAAAGATGGGACTGACCGAGGCACAGATTGAAGCCAACCTCCTGCTGCAAGCACAATTCTATGAAGCCCTAGAACAAGGGGATGATTGGATCGATTTTCTCGGTACCCCCTATTACGCCCCCTACTTTCAGGAACACTTCTCCCTAGCACCCCTGGGGAATATCACAAAACTCACTATGCCTGTACTTATTCTACACGGTGAATGGGATTTTCAAGTACCGGTAGAGGATGCCATCGCTTTAGAACAAGCCCTAACCCGCACCGGTAATATCCAAGTGCAACTGGTGCGATTTCCCCAGGTGGATCATCTTTTCATGCCTAGCTCCGACGCATTCAGTCTGGCCGATTATGACGACATTTCTCGCAGCATCGCCCCGGCAGTAATTGATACCTTTAACGAATGGCTACAGACTAACTTCTAG